Proteins found in one Abyssibius alkaniclasticus genomic segment:
- a CDS encoding alpha/beta fold hydrolase, giving the protein MQPAPYFADLADNSLPVDAAWLTAGDGTRLRRAIWGKAVRGHVLLLPGRTEYIEKYGRVARDLAARGFATVCIDWRGQGLSDHLDGRRDIGHVEDFAEYQDDFQTLLADPAIAALPGPRLMFAHSMGGCIGLRALLNGFKPDAAVFSGPMWGIAINRYVKPIGEVIARAGSKLGKGALRMPGTKAETYVLSDPFEDNLLTGDAEYWAWMQSHTKARPELGLGGPTLRWLDAAREEFARFDAAQMPQTPLLTLLGGDENVVDASAVRRQMARFENGTLVEIPGARHEIWMEQPELQRQGWDAIDAFLNAQGL; this is encoded by the coding sequence ATGCAGCCCGCGCCCTATTTCGCCGATCTGGCCGATAACAGCCTGCCGGTTGACGCGGCCTGGCTGACAGCCGGCGATGGCACAAGGCTGCGCCGGGCGATCTGGGGCAAGGCGGTGCGCGGCCATGTGCTGCTGCTGCCCGGGCGCACGGAATACATCGAAAAATATGGCCGCGTTGCGCGCGACCTGGCGGCGCGCGGCTTTGCAACCGTGTGCATAGATTGGCGCGGTCAGGGCCTGTCCGACCATCTGGACGGGCGGCGCGACATTGGCCATGTCGAGGATTTCGCCGAATATCAGGATGATTTCCAGACCCTGCTGGCCGACCCTGCCATAGCCGCCCTGCCCGGCCCGCGCCTGATGTTCGCGCATTCGATGGGGGGCTGCATCGGGCTGCGCGCACTGTTGAACGGCTTCAAACCGGACGCGGCGGTTTTTTCCGGGCCGATGTGGGGCATCGCCATCAACCGCTATGTCAAACCCATTGGCGAAGTGATTGCCCGCGCCGGCAGCAAGCTTGGCAAGGGCGCGTTGCGAATGCCCGGCACAAAAGCCGAAACCTATGTTCTGTCAGACCCGTTTGAAGACAATCTGCTTACCGGCGATGCCGAATACTGGGCCTGGATGCAAAGCCATACCAAAGCCCGCCCCGAGCTTGGCCTTGGCGGCCCGACCCTGCGCTGGCTGGATGCAGCGCGCGAGGAATTCGCGCGCTTTGATGCCGCTCAAATGCCGCAAACCCCGCTGCTGACCCTGCTGGGTGGCGATGAAAACGTGGTGGATGCCAGCGCCGTGCGCCGCCAGATGGCGCGGTTCGAGAATGGCACATTGGTTGAAATTCCCGGCGCGCGCCACGAAATCTGGATGGAGCAGCCCGAATTGCAGCGCCAGGGCTGGGATGCGATTGACGCATTCCTGAACGCGCAAGGTCTCTAG
- a CDS encoding inositol monophosphatase family protein yields the protein MQSDQIKREIVDTAHALADVARIETLKHFRGGALGVENKLARGFDPVTIADRAAETAMRAVLARRRPDDGIMGEEFGTTPGTTGLTWVLDPIDGTRGYLSGTPTWGVLIAVQAETGPIFGIIDQPFTGERFIGGFGMGAWQRGEARRPLKSRPCAALSQAILFSTFPEVGTADEGEAFKAVASQAQLVRYGTDCYAYGLLALGQIDLVIEAGLQNYDIQAPIAVIEAAGGIVTNWQGGPCWNGGRVLAAGDRAAHAAALEILKTC from the coding sequence ATGCAATCTGACCAGATCAAACGCGAAATTGTCGATACCGCACACGCGCTGGCCGATGTGGCGCGCATCGAAACGCTCAAACATTTTCGCGGTGGTGCGCTGGGTGTTGAAAACAAGCTCGCCCGCGGGTTTGACCCGGTGACCATTGCCGATCGTGCCGCCGAAACCGCCATGCGCGCGGTTCTGGCCAGGCGCCGCCCGGATGACGGGATCATGGGCGAGGAATTTGGCACAACCCCTGGCACAACCGGCCTGACCTGGGTGCTGGACCCGATTGACGGCACGCGCGGCTACCTGTCGGGCACGCCCACCTGGGGGGTGCTGATTGCCGTGCAGGCCGAAACCGGCCCAATCTTTGGCATTATCGACCAGCCCTTCACCGGCGAGCGGTTTATCGGCGGGTTTGGCATGGGCGCATGGCAGCGCGGCGAAGCGCGCCGCCCGCTCAAATCGCGCCCCTGTGCGGCGCTGTCACAGGCCATCTTGTTCTCGACCTTTCCCGAAGTCGGCACGGCCGATGAAGGTGAAGCCTTCAAGGCGGTGGCTAGCCAGGCGCAACTGGTGCGCTATGGCACGGATTGCTATGCCTATGGCCTGCTTGCGCTGGGGCAGATTGATCTGGTGATCGAGGCCGGTTTGCAGAATTACGACATTCAGGCCCCCATCGCGGTGATCGAGGCGGCGGGCGGCATTGTCACCAACTGGCAGGGCGGGCCGTGCTGGAACGGGGGCCGCGTGCTGGCCGCGGGCGACCGCGCCGCACATGCAGCGGCTTTGGAAATTCTGAAAACCTGCTAG
- a CDS encoding helix-turn-helix domain-containing protein — MKHQVDVHVGKRVRHRRWMVGMTQQQLGEAVGIKFQQIQKYETGMNRVSASRLWDIAAALGVPVSFFFEGLATDQVDGDVPITEAQGDLLADKEALELVRSYYAIPEAQRRRLFDLARVLSDAA, encoded by the coding sequence ATGAAGCATCAGGTAGACGTCCATGTAGGCAAGCGCGTGCGCCATCGTCGTTGGATGGTGGGCATGACCCAGCAGCAGCTTGGCGAGGCGGTCGGGATCAAGTTTCAGCAGATCCAGAAATACGAAACCGGCATGAACCGCGTTTCGGCTTCGCGCCTGTGGGACATTGCCGCCGCGCTGGGCGTGCCGGTCTCGTTCTTCTTTGAAGGGCTGGCGACCGACCAGGTTGATGGCGATGTGCCAATCACCGAAGCCCAGGGCGATTTGCTGGCCGACAAAGAGGCGCTGGAGCTGGTGCGCTCTTACTACGCTATTCCCGAAGCACAGCGCCGCCGCCTGTTCGATCTGGCGCGCGTGCTGAGCGACGCCGCCTAG
- the typA gene encoding translational GTPase TypA yields MELRNIAIIAHVDHGKTTLVDEMLKQSGVYREGQASVERAMDSNDIERERGITILAKCTSVEWEGARINIVDTPGHADFGGEVERILSMVDGVVLLVDAAEGPMPQTKFVTAKALALGLRPIVVLNKVDKSDAEPDRALNECFDLFANLGADDDQLDFPHLYASGRSGWADTELDGKRENLHDLFELIMKHVPAPSVQTDTESPFRMLATTLGRDNFLGRYLTGRVEAGRLKPGQMIKAIGRDGKLIENFRATKILAFRGLGQTPVDEAVAGDIVAIAGMTKATVADTLCDPSVTEPIPSQPIDPPTISVNFGINDSPLAGRDGDKVQSRVIRDRLMREAEGNVAIKIEDTPGGESFIVSGRGELQMGVLIENMRREGFELSVSRPQVLFRDIDGTRHEPVEEVTIDVDDEYTGAVIEKLTQRKGDLAEMKPGGVGKTRIVAHVPSRGLIGYHGEFLTDTRGTGVLNRVFHEWAPYKGKIEGRRQGVLISMEDGVTVAYALWNLQDRGRFFIGVQEQVYQGMIIGEHNRPNDLEVNPLKGKKLTNMRASGKDEAVVLTTPSRFSLEEAIAYIDNDELVEVTPRHVRLRKRFLDTHERKRNAKTAD; encoded by the coding sequence ATGGAACTGCGCAATATTGCGATCATCGCCCATGTTGACCACGGCAAAACCACGCTGGTCGATGAAATGCTCAAACAATCCGGCGTGTATCGCGAGGGCCAGGCCTCGGTCGAGCGGGCTATGGATAGCAACGATATCGAGCGCGAGCGCGGCATCACCATTCTGGCCAAATGCACGAGCGTTGAATGGGAAGGCGCGCGCATCAACATTGTTGACACGCCGGGCCACGCCGATTTTGGTGGCGAGGTCGAGCGTATCCTGAGCATGGTTGACGGGGTCGTGCTGCTGGTGGATGCCGCCGAAGGCCCGATGCCGCAAACCAAATTCGTAACCGCCAAGGCGCTTGCGCTGGGGCTGCGCCCGATCGTGGTGCTGAACAAGGTCGATAAATCGGATGCCGAGCCGGACCGTGCGCTGAACGAATGCTTTGATTTGTTCGCCAATCTGGGGGCCGATGATGACCAGCTCGATTTTCCGCATCTCTATGCTTCGGGCCGATCTGGCTGGGCCGATACGGAACTGGATGGCAAGCGCGAGAACCTGCACGACCTGTTCGAACTGATCATGAAGCATGTGCCAGCGCCTTCGGTGCAAACCGATACTGAAAGCCCGTTCCGGATGCTGGCCACCACGCTTGGGCGCGACAACTTCCTTGGCCGCTATCTTACCGGCCGCGTTGAAGCCGGCCGCCTGAAGCCCGGTCAGATGATCAAAGCCATCGGGCGCGATGGCAAGCTGATCGAGAATTTCCGCGCCACCAAAATTCTGGCCTTCCGTGGCCTTGGCCAGACCCCGGTGGATGAGGCTGTGGCGGGCGATATTGTGGCCATTGCCGGCATGACCAAGGCGACCGTTGCCGATACGCTATGCGACCCGTCGGTGACTGAACCCATTCCCAGCCAGCCGATCGACCCGCCGACCATTTCGGTGAATTTCGGCATCAATGACAGCCCCTTGGCGGGCCGCGATGGTGACAAGGTGCAAAGCCGCGTGATCCGCGACCGGCTCATGCGCGAAGCCGAAGGCAATGTTGCGATCAAGATCGAAGACACGCCGGGCGGTGAAAGCTTCATCGTGTCGGGGCGTGGCGAATTGCAGATGGGCGTGCTGATTGAAAACATGCGCCGCGAGGGGTTCGAGCTTTCGGTGTCGCGCCCGCAGGTGCTGTTTCGTGATATCGACGGCACCCGCCACGAGCCGGTGGAAGAGGTTACCATTGACGTAGATGACGAATATACTGGCGCGGTGATCGAAAAGCTGACACAACGCAAGGGCGATCTGGCCGAGATGAAACCGGGCGGCGTGGGCAAAACCCGCATTGTGGCGCATGTGCCCAGCCGGGGGCTGATCGGGTATCATGGCGAGTTTCTGACCGATACGCGCGGCACCGGCGTTCTGAACCGCGTGTTCCATGAATGGGCACCGTATAAAGGCAAGATCGAAGGTCGCCGCCAGGGCGTGCTGATTTCCATGGAAGACGGTGTGACCGTCGCCTATGCGCTGTGGAACCTGCAAGACCGTGGCCGCTTTTTCATTGGTGTGCAGGAGCAGGTCTATCAAGGTATGATCATTGGCGAGCATAACCGCCCCAACGACCTTGAGGTGAACCCGCTGAAGGGCAAGAAGCTGACCAACATGCGCGCCTCGGGCAAGGACGAGGCGGTTGTGCTGACCACGCCCAGCCGGTTCAGCCTCGAAGAAGCCATTGCCTATATCGACAATGACGAGCTGGTCGAGGTGACACCCCGCCATGTGCGCCTGCGCAAACGCTTTCTGGACACGCACGAGCGCAAGCGGAACGCGAAAACCGCCGATTAG
- a CDS encoding NADPH:quinone oxidoreductase family protein, with protein MQLRAFNSPLERVEGPLVPPKQGEVLVEIAAAGVNFADTLLVSGSYQRIPPLPFAPGMEFAGKVLAGDLPAGSRVAGFCGHGAFASHITLPAAQCVALPNDMPDDIAASFLIAYGAVHLALARRALLAAGETLVVLGASGGAGLAAVDIGRALGARVIAVSRGAARLARLTRADHVIDSDVQDLRGAILALGGANVVFDPAGGENFTQALRATRPEGRLVCFGFASGHVPEVKLNHLLVKNLDMIGVNWNSYPDFAPDAMAAGLQGLMALHANGRLHPATPLALPMANAERALDLLRNRQAPARIVLRP; from the coding sequence ATGCAGCTTCGCGCCTTCAACTCGCCGCTTGAACGGGTTGAAGGCCCGCTTGTGCCACCCAAACAGGGCGAGGTTCTGGTCGAGATTGCCGCTGCGGGCGTGAATTTTGCCGATACGTTGCTTGTTTCCGGCAGCTACCAGCGCATTCCACCCCTGCCCTTTGCACCGGGCATGGAGTTCGCGGGCAAGGTTTTGGCGGGTGATCTGCCGGCGGGCAGCCGCGTGGCCGGGTTTTGCGGGCATGGGGCCTTTGCCAGCCACATTACCCTGCCGGCCGCGCAGTGCGTGGCCCTGCCAAATGACATGCCCGATGATATTGCCGCAAGTTTTCTTATCGCCTATGGCGCGGTCCATCTGGCGCTGGCACGCCGTGCGCTACTTGCAGCGGGCGAAACGCTGGTTGTTTTGGGCGCGAGCGGCGGGGCGGGTCTGGCGGCGGTCGATATTGGCCGCGCGCTTGGGGCAAGGGTGATTGCGGTGTCGCGCGGGGCGGCGCGGCTGGCGCGCCTTACCCGCGCCGACCATGTGATCGACAGCGATGTCCAGGACCTGCGCGGCGCCATTCTGGCACTTGGCGGCGCAAATGTGGTGTTTGACCCGGCAGGCGGTGAAAACTTCACCCAGGCGTTGCGCGCCACCAGGCCCGAAGGGCGGCTGGTGTGCTTCGGCTTCGCCTCTGGCCATGTGCCCGAGGTCAAGCTCAACCATCTGCTGGTCAAGAATCTCGACATGATCGGTGTGAACTGGAACAGCTACCCCGATTTTGCGCCCGATGCGATGGCGGCAGGGCTGCAGGGGCTGATGGCGCTTCATGCAAACGGCAGGCTGCACCCCGCGACACCCCTTGCCCTGCCGATGGCCAATGCCGAACGGGCGCTCGATTTGCTGCGCAACCGCCAGGCGCCGGCGCGCATCGTGCTGCGCCCCTAG
- a CDS encoding LysR family transcriptional regulator, whose amino-acid sequence MLRNLDLTALRSFVTVADSGGVTRAAGLLHLTQSAVSMQIKRLEESLGISLLMRDGRGVRLTGEGEKLLGHARRMLAINDEILAQLTGAAFEGEVMFGVPHDIVYPYIPGILQRFALAWPRIKINLESSYTARLKDSLARGELDIILTTEEGRDEGGEPLSTVPLVWVGAPGGQAWKERPLRLAFEHQCRFRSIAQDALDAANIPWDMAVNSENTRTIEASISADLAVHACLAGSYSPYVELVPHGGALPQLPETNINMYVGKGAARAQAERLAEMVRAAYCGALAQAAE is encoded by the coding sequence ATGTTAAGGAATCTGGACCTGACGGCGCTGCGCAGCTTTGTTACCGTGGCCGATAGCGGCGGGGTGACTCGCGCCGCCGGGTTGCTGCATCTCACGCAATCGGCCGTGTCGATGCAGATCAAACGGCTCGAGGAATCGCTCGGCATCAGCCTGCTGATGCGCGACGGGCGCGGCGTGCGCCTGACCGGCGAGGGCGAAAAACTGCTGGGTCATGCGCGGCGGATGCTGGCCATCAATGACGAGATTCTTGCGCAACTGACCGGGGCGGCCTTTGAAGGCGAGGTCATGTTCGGGGTGCCGCATGACATTGTCTATCCCTATATTCCCGGCATTTTGCAGCGTTTCGCATTGGCCTGGCCGCGCATCAAGATCAATCTTGAATCGAGCTATACCGCGCGGCTGAAGGATTCGCTGGCGCGCGGCGAGCTGGATATCATCCTGACCACCGAAGAAGGCCGCGACGAGGGTGGCGAGCCGCTTTCGACCGTGCCGCTGGTTTGGGTGGGCGCCCCCGGCGGGCAGGCCTGGAAGGAACGCCCATTGCGACTGGCTTTCGAGCATCAGTGCCGCTTCCGCTCGATCGCGCAAGACGCGCTGGATGCGGCCAATATCCCCTGGGATATGGCGGTAAACTCCGAAAATACCCGCACGATCGAGGCGAGTATCTCGGCCGATCTGGCGGTTCATGCCTGTCTGGCCGGTTCCTATTCGCCCTATGTCGAGCTTGTGCCGCATGGCGGTGCGTTGCCGCAACTGCCCGAAACCAACATCAATATGTATGTCGGCAAGGGGGCGGCGCGCGCGCAGGCTGAACGTTTGGCCGAAATGGTGCGCGCCGCCTATTGCGGGGCGCTTGCCCAGGCCGCTGAATAG
- a CDS encoding DUF1127 domain-containing protein — protein MASSIRMHEIATALAPLATLPLLGTLIYFAERARTRRALARLDAAALNDIGISARAARQELRKPFWR, from the coding sequence ATGGCAAGCTCGATCCGTATGCACGAAATTGCAACCGCTCTGGCGCCGCTGGCCACATTGCCGCTGCTTGGCACGCTGATCTATTTTGCCGAGCGCGCCCGCACACGCCGCGCGCTGGCCCGCCTTGATGCCGCCGCATTGAATGATATCGGCATCAGCGCCCGCGCCGCCCGCCAAGAGCTGCGCAAACCCTTCTGGCGCTGA
- a CDS encoding arylesterase, whose amino-acid sequence MHRLSLRRYRFGYGLKRAMRKGGMLIAALLGLSGPVFAQDDTIVIAAFGDSLTAGYGLPVEDGFVPQLQRWLDAQGVDVIVQNAGVSGDTTAGGLARLDWVLGDDVDAVIVELGANDMLRGLDANAARANMDEILSRISARGLPILVSGMKAPPNFGAEYQRIFNSMYGELAAQYGAEFHPFFLQGLGSNVSISALSQLMQPDGLHPNAEGVTKIVADIGPYVLKLIARVSSDGAQ is encoded by the coding sequence ATGCATAGACTTTCATTGCGGCGCTACAGGTTTGGATATGGTCTGAAACGGGCCATGCGCAAGGGCGGAATGCTGATTGCCGCGCTACTGGGCCTGTCGGGGCCGGTTTTTGCGCAGGATGACACAATTGTGATCGCCGCCTTTGGCGACTCGCTGACGGCGGGCTATGGCCTGCCGGTGGAGGACGGATTCGTGCCGCAGCTGCAACGCTGGCTGGATGCGCAAGGGGTGGATGTGATCGTTCAGAACGCCGGGGTGAGTGGGGATACCACGGCAGGCGGGCTTGCCCGGCTGGACTGGGTTCTGGGCGATGATGTCGATGCGGTGATCGTCGAGCTTGGTGCCAATGACATGCTGCGCGGGCTCGACGCAAATGCCGCGCGCGCCAATATGGACGAGATTCTGAGCCGGATTTCGGCGCGCGGCCTGCCCATTCTGGTGAGCGGCATGAAGGCCCCGCCGAATTTCGGGGCCGAATATCAGCGCATTTTCAACAGCATGTATGGCGAACTGGCGGCGCAATACGGGGCCGAATTCCACCCGTTTTTCTTGCAGGGGCTGGGGAGCAATGTGTCGATCTCTGCGCTGTCGCAGCTCATGCAGCCCGACGGGTTGCACCCGAATGCCGAAGGTGTGACAAAAATCGTGGCCGATATCGGCCCCTATGTGCTGAAGTTGATCGCGCGCGTATCTTCGGATGGTGCGCAATGA
- a CDS encoding ABC transporter ATP-binding protein — MSDPVLSLTNAQLSLSGNAGRIDILKGIDLGVKVGETLALVGPSGSGKSSLLMLMGGLERATGGTVQALGHNLGTMNEDALARFRRAHMGIVFQSFHLIPTMTALENVATPLELAGARDAFERAEAALADVGLGERIHHYAAQMSGGEQQRVALARAFVTRPQILLADEPTGNLDAKNGAAIMDKLMALRDAHGATLVLVTHDAALAARCDRVVNLRDGMVDAA; from the coding sequence ATGTCTGACCCTGTTTTAAGCCTAACCAATGCCCAACTCAGCCTTTCGGGCAATGCCGGGCGCATAGACATACTTAAGGGCATCGACCTTGGTGTAAAGGTGGGCGAGACGCTGGCGCTGGTTGGCCCCAGCGGTTCCGGCAAGTCTTCGCTGCTTATGCTGATGGGCGGGCTCGAGCGTGCAACCGGCGGCACGGTGCAGGCCTTGGGGCACAACCTTGGCACGATGAACGAGGATGCGCTGGCGCGGTTTCGTCGCGCGCATATGGGCATTGTTTTCCAAAGCTTCCACCTGATCCCGACGATGACCGCGCTTGAAAACGTTGCAACCCCGCTGGAACTGGCGGGGGCGCGCGATGCGTTCGAGCGGGCCGAAGCCGCATTGGCCGATGTTGGCCTTGGCGAACGCATCCACCATTATGCCGCGCAAATGTCAGGCGGCGAGCAGCAGCGCGTGGCTCTGGCCCGCGCCTTTGTCACCCGTCCGCAAATTCTGCTGGCCGACGAGCCAACCGGCAACCTTGATGCCAAGAACGGCGCGGCGATCATGGACAAGCTGATGGCGCTGCGCGATGCGCATGGGGCCACGCTGGTGCTTGTCACCCATGATGCCGCCCTGGCCGCGCGCTGCGATCGTGTCGTCAATCTGCGCGATGGCATGGTGGACGCCGCATGA
- a CDS encoding ABC transporter permease, translating into MSLAFRLAWREMRGGLAGFRIFLVCLALGVAAIAAIGSVRMAVEAGLSAESTTLLGGDAEMRFTYRRANEAEWAFMRDRATAVSEIFDFRSMVISPDEERGLVQVKAVDSMYPLYGAVGLSPDMPLADAFALQNGLPGMVVDQALIDRLGLRIGDLVQLGAQSFELRAALTFEPDGGASAFSLGPRVLVHIDGLQNSGLISEGTLFETSYRLALPPGTGLARLERDAKDAFRDSGMRWRDSRNATPSIARFVDRMSDFLILVGLAGLAVGGVGIAAAVRAYLERKREVIATLKTLGAGRRLVLGIYLVQIGALALVGIALGLVLGAVLPLVIGAFVGNDLPVPVVFAIYAKPLAEAALYGALTALIFTLLPLGRAVDIRAATLFRDAALGRGGWPRWPYLLVIGLLTATLVGAAVLLSGSLRLTLATAGGVFAALVVLSLMAWLTMRLAAWGARRRILRGRPAFRLALGAIGGPRGDASSVILSLGLGLSVLAAIGQINANMQATIRNDLPAEAPAFFFLDIQKDQIDAFGEIAESDPGVSRISSAPMLRGIITAINGVPAREAVGNHWVVSGDRGVTYADTLPENSTLTAGEWWDADYTGPPLVSFSAEEAGEIGLVVGDQITVNILGRDMVATVASLREIDFASLGINFVMVFNSSAVSGAPHAFISTVYAEPEAENRLLRNLTAPFPNVTAISIREAIERGARALEGIALGIAGGAGITLLTGFFVLIGAAAGGERARVFEAAILKTLGATRGRILFSFALRAALLGAAAGLVALLFGGLAGWGVMSLVMHSDFTFNLQVSVFIILGGALVNLAAGLLFAIRPLAVRPAQVLRARD; encoded by the coding sequence ATGAGCCTTGCTTTCCGACTGGCATGGCGCGAAATGCGCGGCGGGCTTGCGGGCTTTCGCATCTTTCTGGTGTGTTTGGCGCTTGGCGTGGCGGCCATTGCGGCCATCGGCTCGGTGCGCATGGCGGTCGAAGCCGGGCTCAGCGCCGAATCCACAACGCTTTTGGGTGGTGATGCCGAAATGCGCTTCACCTATCGCCGCGCGAATGAGGCTGAATGGGCGTTCATGCGCGACCGCGCCACCGCGGTCAGCGAGATATTCGACTTCCGCTCGATGGTGATCAGCCCCGATGAGGAACGCGGGCTGGTGCAGGTCAAGGCGGTGGATTCGATGTATCCGCTTTATGGCGCGGTTGGCCTGTCGCCCGACATGCCGCTTGCCGATGCTTTCGCGCTGCAAAACGGCCTGCCCGGCATGGTGGTGGACCAGGCGCTGATCGACCGTTTGGGCCTGAGAATCGGTGATCTGGTCCAGCTTGGCGCGCAAAGCTTCGAGCTGCGCGCCGCGCTGACCTTTGAACCCGATGGCGGGGCTTCGGCCTTTTCGCTGGGCCCGCGCGTTCTGGTGCATATCGACGGGCTGCAAAATTCCGGGCTGATCTCCGAAGGCACCCTGTTTGAGACCAGCTACCGCCTTGCCTTGCCGCCCGGCACCGGGCTGGCGCGGCTGGAACGAGACGCGAAAGATGCGTTTCGTGACAGCGGAATGCGCTGGCGCGACAGCCGCAACGCAACCCCCTCGATCGCGCGTTTTGTCGACCGGATGAGCGACTTTCTGATTCTCGTCGGGCTTGCGGGCCTGGCTGTGGGCGGGGTTGGCATTGCCGCCGCCGTGCGCGCCTATCTGGAACGCAAGCGCGAGGTGATTGCCACGCTCAAAACCCTTGGGGCGGGCCGGCGGCTGGTTCTGGGCATCTATCTGGTGCAGATCGGCGCGCTGGCGCTTGTCGGCATTGCGCTGGGTCTGGTGCTGGGGGCGGTTCTGCCGCTGGTCATTGGTGCGTTCGTGGGCAATGATCTGCCGGTGCCGGTGGTCTTTGCCATCTATGCCAAGCCCCTGGCGGAAGCGGCGCTTTATGGCGCCTTGACCGCACTGATCTTCACGCTGCTGCCGCTGGGGCGCGCGGTGGATATTCGCGCCGCCACGCTGTTTCGCGATGCGGCCCTTGGCCGGGGGGGCTGGCCGCGCTGGCCCTATTTGCTGGTGATCGGCCTGCTCACCGCCACGCTGGTTGGCGCGGCGGTTCTGCTGTCCGGCTCGCTCCGGCTGACACTTGCCACGGCGGGCGGGGTGTTTGCGGCCCTTGTGGTGCTGTCGCTCATGGCGTGGCTGACCATGCGGCTGGCCGCCTGGGGCGCGCGACGGCGCATTTTGCGCGGCCGCCCGGCCTTTCGACTTGCGCTTGGCGCCATTGGCGGGCCGCGCGGCGATGCGAGCAGCGTGATCTTGTCGCTTGGGCTTGGCCTGTCGGTGCTGGCCGCCATTGGCCAGATCAACGCCAATATGCAGGCGACAATCCGCAATGACCTGCCCGCCGAGGCCCCGGCCTTCTTCTTTCTCGACATCCAGAAAGACCAGATCGACGCCTTTGGCGAAATTGCCGAAAGTGACCCCGGTGTCAGCCGCATATCCAGCGCCCCCATGCTGCGCGGGATCATTACCGCCATCAATGGCGTGCCCGCGCGCGAGGCCGTGGGCAACCATTGGGTTGTGTCGGGCGACCGTGGCGTGACCTATGCCGATACTTTGCCCGAAAATTCCACCCTCACCGCCGGAGAATGGTGGGATGCCGATTATACCGGCCCGCCGCTGGTCAGCTTTTCCGCCGAGGAAGCGGGCGAAATCGGCCTTGTGGTGGGTGATCAAATTACCGTCAACATTCTGGGCCGCGATATGGTCGCCACCGTGGCCAGCCTGCGCGAGATCGACTTCGCCTCGCTTGGCATCAACTTTGTGATGGTGTTCAACTCCAGCGCGGTTTCCGGCGCGCCACACGCGTTCATTTCAACCGTTTACGCCGAGCCCGAGGCCGAAAACCGCCTGTTGCGCAACCTGACCGCGCCCTTTCCCAACGTCACCGCCATCAGCATCCGCGAAGCGATAGAGCGTGGCGCCAGGGCGCTGGAGGGCATAGCACTGGGCATAGCCGGGGGGGCGGGCATTACCCTGCTGACCGGCTTTTTCGTGCTGATCGGGGCCGCTGCGGGCGGCGAGCGCGCGCGGGTGTTTGAAGCCGCCATTCTCAAGACCCTCGGGGCAACGCGCGGGCGGATTCTGTTCAGCTTTGCACTGCGCGCAGCCTTGCTGGGGGCGGCGGCCGGGCTGGTCGCGCTGCTGTTTGGCGGGCTGGCCGGATGGGGGGTGATGAGCCTTGTCATGCATTCCGATTTCACCTTCAATTTACAGGTTTCGGTGTTCATCATCCTTGGCGGTGCGCTGGTGAACCTGGCCGCCGGGCTGCTTTTTGCCATCCGCCCGCTGGCCGTGCGCCCCGCCCAGGTGCTGCGCGCGCGCGATTAA
- a CDS encoding Bax inhibitor-1 family protein, translating to MAEYGSVRRAGAGVRTAEIDAGLRAHMNSVYGLMSIAMAVTALVAYVVGQDMAAAFNNQPTMILSYGMIETMLTSPVRYIIMFAPLAVVILFSATINRLSKTAAQGIFFLFAALMGLSISWIFIIYTDMSIAQTFLITAIAFAGLSLWGYTTKKDISGWGTFLIMGVIGLIIASVVNIFLESSALQFAVSAIGLLIFAGLTAYDTQKIKTTYIQMAQVPGGQEWLQKGAIMGALNLYLDFINMFMFMLQFMGGRE from the coding sequence ATGGCCGAATATGGCAGCGTAAGGCGGGCTGGCGCAGGGGTTCGCACTGCTGAAATTGATGCGGGTCTGCGCGCCCATATGAACAGCGTCTACGGGCTGATGTCCATCGCAATGGCGGTTACGGCGCTCGTCGCCTATGTCGTCGGGCAGGATATGGCGGCTGCGTTCAACAACCAGCCCACAATGATCCTGAGCTATGGCATGATCGAAACCATGCTGACCTCGCCGGTGCGCTATATCATCATGTTCGCGCCTCTGGCGGTGGTGATCCTGTTCAGCGCAACTATCAATCGCCTGTCCAAAACCGCAGCGCAGGGAATATTCTTCCTGTTTGCCGCGCTTATGGGCCTGTCGATCAGCTGGATCTTCATCATCTATACCGATATGTCGATCGCACAAACCTTCCTGATCACCGCGATTGCCTTTGCCGGCCTGTCGCTCTGGGGTTACACAACCAAGAAAGACATTTCGGGTTGGGGCACCTTCCTGATCATGGGCGTGATCGGGCTGATCATTGCCTCGGTCGTCAATATCTTTCTGGAAAGCTCGGCGCTGCAATTCGCGGTCTCGGCCATTGGCCTGCTGATCTTTGCGGGCCTCACCGCCTATGACACCCAGAAGATCAAGACGACCTATATCCAGATGGCCCAGGTGCCCGGCGGCCAGGAATGGCTGCAAAAAGGCGCGATCATGGGGGCTCTGAACCTGTATCTGGACTTCATCAACATGTTCATGTTCATGCTCCAGTTCATGGGCGGACGCGAATAA